In one window of Pristiophorus japonicus isolate sPriJap1 chromosome 9, sPriJap1.hap1, whole genome shotgun sequence DNA:
- the LOC139273823 gene encoding histone H2A type 2-A-like, which translates to MSGRGKTGGKARAKAKSRSSRAGLQFPVGRVHRLLRKGNYAQRVGAGAPVYMAAVLEYLTAEILELAGNAARDNKKTRIIPRHLQLAIRNDEELNKLLGKVTIAQGGVLPNIQAVLLPKKTTTSSKSK; encoded by the coding sequence atgtctggaagaggaaaaaccggcggtaaagctcgggccaaggccaagtctcgctcctcccgagccggactgcagttccctgtgggccgtgttcacaggctcctgcgaaaggggaactacgcccagcgtgtgggtgccggagccccggtctacatggctgctgtgctcgagtatctgaccgctgaaatcctggagctggccggcaacgcggcccgtgaCAACAAGAAGacacgcatcatccccagacacctgcagctggccatccgcaacgacgaggagctcaacaagctgctgggaaaggtgaccatcgctcagggcggggtgctgcctaatatccaggctgtgctactgcccaagaaaaccaccacttcgtccaagagcaagtaa